The stretch of DNA CATTCTTTCTCTTCAAGATGGTGGACGATGGCTTTCTTCGGAAAGAAATGGTGTCGCCACTCCCGCGGGAACTGGCAGAGCACTATACCCTTTACGTGATCTATAGCGGACTTGGTCGCCTTGAAGACAAGCATACTCGTCAGAATATCTTCTGGTACGACTGGGATAGTGGGCCGGATGTTGACAGTATTGAGAGAACAGCGAATGGAGAATGGGTAGTGACTTTCTCGCTCCGTGCCAGATAATCGGCGCCGGGTGCCACGGGCAACTGGTTTGCCAGTGCGTATTCTCACTCTCTGTTTCTTTGTATTCACGGCAGCGGTTCGATGGTCACCGCTCCGCCGTCAATGACCTCAAGGCAGACACGAGAACCGCGTAGGTGGGCCATACCGAGGAGCGGCGAGCCGTCGACCGCCAGCACGATGCCGTGCCGAAGTTGCCCTTCCCACAGCACCGCGCCCGCGCACATATCAAACTCCGCTGCACTGCCATTGCCCAACTGTGCATCAATCAAGCCTTGGTAGGGAAAGCCCAGTTTGGCAATCTGGGGCACGGCAGGGTAAGAAACCCCGTAAAGCCTGTGTCGATAACTGCTTCAAGCGTCTCATCCTGTCCCTACGTGCCATGTACCACAATAGGAATGGTCGCGTAGCGTCCGGCCACAACATACCCCGTGATCATGAGCGGGGCTCCAGTCCCGCGCCGCCGAGCTGATAGGCCGTACGGGAACCAATGCGCACCATATAGAGGGCGGCCTCGGGATGTTTGGCTTGCCCTCGTTTGAGAGCAGCCAATTCTTCGCTGTCGATTTCGTACTCGCCCGTCTCAATATCAATAACCAAGAACTTGCCAATGTTCCCTGGCGTCACTTGCGCACAGAGCTGCTCATCAAAGAGCTTGCGTCCGCGTTCAGCGATCTCGTGACTACTGTATCTGGGGTGAGGTATCGTGAGACTCTCCTTTCCTCATCAGTCGTGCGTTCGACAGGCAAGCGTTTCTCAACAGGCACATGTCGCACGAAAGCCACGTTGTGCCTCTCCACTTGTTTGCAGTCGTCACTCCTTATCGCGCCGGGGAAGTCGCAACACCGTCTCTACTCTCCCGATCTTTGTGGCAAATGAGCTACACTCTCGCTATGTGATCGATGTCATGAATCGACTTCAGGCGTCGTCTCTGCTCGCCCCCTTGACACTCTCGGGTTCCGCCTTTAGGGGGAAGGGCTCAATGCGTATTCTCGTAACTGGTGCAACAGGATTTGTCGGTGGTGCGGTGACTCGCGCGTTGGTGAATGCAGGCCACGAGGTGCGTGTGCTGGTGCGACGCCACAGTGACCGCAGGAACATTCGTGACCTGCCGATCGAAATCTATCATGGCGATGTGTGTGACCTTGACTCAGTGCGGCGGGCGACGGCGGGGTGTGCGCAGGTGTATCATGTAGCCGCGCTCTACAAGTTGTGGGTTCGTTACAAGGCAGAGATGTATGCTAGCAACGTGACCGGGACCGAGAATATCTTTCTCGCTGCGCGTGAGAATAGTGTCGAGAAAGTTGTCTACACGAGTTCCGTCGCCACGCTCGGCATTCCGAATGACGGAACCCCAGGGACAGAGGAAACTCCAGTGTCCCTTCCTGACATGGTTGGCCATTACAAGCGCAGTAAGTTCCTCGCTGAACAAGTTGCTTTGCGCTATGCACAGGAAGGACTGCCGGTCGTTATTGTGAATCCTAGCACCCCTGTCGGTGTTGCCGACTTAAAGCCTACTCCGACTGGTCAAGTGATCGTTGATTTTCTCAACGGCCGTATGCCCGGCTATATCGATACCGGTTTGAACGTGATTGATGTCGAAGATGTTGCCGCCGGTCACCTCCTGGCTGCGGAAAAAGGTCGAGTCGGCGAAAAGTATATTCTTGGCAACCAAAACCTTACGTTGCAGCAGATTCTCGAAATATTGGCAGAGTTGACACGCTTGCCCGCACCGCAGTTTCGCGTACCCTATGCGCTTGCGCTTGGGGTTGCCTATGCTGATGCAACGCTCGCTCGTCTTATTCCTCGCCGTGAACCACAAGTGCCGCCGGTCGGCGTCAAGCTGAGTAAAAAGAAAATGTTCTTTGATGCCACGAAAGCCATTCATGACCTGGGGTTGCCGCAAACGCCAGTGCGCGAAGCGCTGCGTAAAGCTGTGGTGTGGTTCATCGACAACGGCTACGTAACGCAGTAGCGGATGGATAGTGGGAGCAGCGGGTGAGTGTCTTAGCTTTCCTCGGCGTTCTTTCACTCTTGAGCTGGCTTGGTGTTGCACTGCATCCGGCGCGACCGTGGGATTTCCAACCTGTGGGAGACGATGACGCGATCCCGCCGCCACCGCCACAGTGGCCGCAGGTCACGATTCTCGTTCCTGCGCGCAACGAAAGTGACTCACTTCCACGTACGCTCCCAGCGTTGCTGCTCCAAGATTATCCTGGCCCATTTCATGTGATTGTCATCGACGATCGTTCGGATGATGGGACTGCTGTAGTCGCAAAGCAGATTGCTGCGCAGGTGCAAGCGAGCGACCGCCTCACGGCGATTGGCGGTGCGCCGTTACCGCAAGGATGGGTAGGGAAGGTGTGGGCATTAGAACAAGGTGCCGCGCATTGTGGACTGCAGACTGCGGATGACGGATCGACGGAGAGTCCCCGCTCCTCTTTACTAAGTGGTCAATCGCACGCTCTCCCACCTAAGTATTTTCTGCTGACCGATGCTGACATTCACCATGCACCATGTTCCTTGCGACGGCTGGTGACTGAAAGTGAACGTTCCCACCTTGCCCTCAATAGCCGTATGGCTCGGTTACGTTGCCTTTCAGCCGCGGAACGGTTGCTCATTCCCCCGTTCGTGTTCTTTTTCAATTTGCTGTATCCCATGCGCCAAGTGAATGATCGACAAAGTACGCTCGCTGCTGCCGCCGGAGGCTGTGTGTTACTGGAGACGGCAGATCTTCGCCGTGCAGGTGGCTTTGCGTGTATCAAAGATCGCATCATTGATGATGTGAGTTTAGCCAGAGCTGTCAAAGGAACAGATGCGCCGATTCAACTGGCTTTGAGTCGTACGGAAGTTGAAAGCCTACGTGTCTATGATGCTCTCGACACAATTTGGGTGATGGTACGCCGCACTGCGTTTACTGAACTGCGGTATTCGTGGTTGCGCTTAGGTGGCACTGTGGTTGGTATGGGGTTGATGTTTTTGCTCCCCCCATTTCTGGCAGTGTGGGGAATGATGGGATGGCTTTTCGTAACCGGGAATATAGGGATGATGACCGCCTCTTCATCGCCACTCTTCTTGATGCTGAGCGGGGTGAGTGCATGGGCGGTCGCTGCATTCGTCTATCGACCAGCGATCCGATTTTTCGGACTTCCTCCTGTGCGTATATGGACGTTACCGCTGGCTGGTTTGCTGTATGGCGCGATGACGGTTGATTCTGCGTGGCGGTATATAACTGGCAGACGCATTGGGTGGCGAGATCATTGAGTCGGAGAGAAGACGGAGATGACAGCAAAGAGCGCTCCCGTGGGAATTTTTACGGCACTTGCCTGGGAAAGTGCTGCTGTCCGCGCTGTCCTGCAACAAGTGCGGCGTGAGGAGGAGCGCGTCTGGCGTGGAGTTGCTGGAAAGACAGAAGTGGTGGTGGTGACTGGTGGTATCGGCCCTCGCCGAACACAACGCACCGTCGACCGATTTGCCACAACTCCGTTCTCGGCCGTGCTGTCAGTCGGATGTGCTGGTGCACTTGTGCCTGGACTGTCGTGTGGTCAACTGGTACTGGCTCCGCATGTGGCGATGGCAGACCCCGCTGAAGAGACCCATGTGGCTCAGTATCCGGTTGATGCCCAGTTACTGGCTCAGGCACGTACTGCTGCTCAAGCGGTCGGGGTGCCCGCTGCTGATGGTCCGCTGTTTACCAGCCCCAAAGTGCTGTTCACCCCGGAAGAGAAGCTTCAACGTGGCCAGGAAACTGGTGCGATTGCGGTAGAAATGGAAAGTGGTGTACATGCGGCTTTTGCTGCCGCGCGCGGGCTGCCGTTTTTGACGCTGCGTGTCATTCTCGATGGATCTGATATGCGGTTGCCCATGATCAAGGGACTGACAACGCCCGAAGGCGAAGTCCGACCACTCAAGGCGGCACTTCACGTTGCTACGCATCCGCACCACTTACCGGCACTTTTGGCACTGAAACGCGCCCGGGCGACGGCAGCCGATGCGCTTCGTCGCCTTTGTCACTCCATGTTATATGCTCACTGGTAACCCTGCTGGCGGAGCTGACTAACAGAATAGCGACTTCGCTGCTTGCAGGAGTGGCGAGAGATGCGTGGGAGCGGCCTCCGCTGTGATACGGGTAGACATTCCGTGACTAACAAAACCCGCGGGTTTTTCGTCTCAAGGTTTCTGGAGCGACTCCGATATGTGTATCAAGCGCGGCGAGGGACAGCGCAACGGAGAGTGAAATAGCGCTGCTTATACCTGTTCTTCCTCCTGACCTGCTCTCCTCCTGACCTCCACTTCCTCCTGATCGCCGCGCCACTACACTCATCCATCCGTCCTCACCACGATCCTCGCAAACGGAACACCGGCACGCAGCGATCAGCGTTCAGTCAAAACAGCATTCAGCGCCCCCTCATTTCTTTTTTCCTGCCGTTGGGGTGGCGTAGAGTTCGGCTTCGAGTTTTTTCTGGAGCGTATAGGCTGGTTGCGCTTTGTCGCGATGCCCGGCGCGCAAATAGAAGCGGATTGCCTGTTTCAGCGAACTAATGGCTTGTTCGCGCTGGCCTAACTCACTGTAGGCAACACCTAAGCCGTGATGACCTGCAGGATCTTCCGGGTTCAGGCGCAGAACTTCCTGGTATTCTCGTACGGCGTCGTCATGTTTCCCTTGGTTGGTATATACGCTCGCGAGGCGCGTATGCGCCTGGCTATGGTTGGCATCGAGTTTTATTGCTTCTTGATAGGAGGTGACAG from Deltaproteobacteria bacterium encodes:
- a CDS encoding NAD-dependent epimerase/dehydratase family protein, producing MRILVTGATGFVGGAVTRALVNAGHEVRVLVRRHSDRRNIRDLPIEIYHGDVCDLDSVRRATAGCAQVYHVAALYKLWVRYKAEMYASNVTGTENIFLAARENSVEKVVYTSSVATLGIPNDGTPGTEETPVSLPDMVGHYKRSKFLAEQVALRYAQEGLPVVIVNPSTPVGVADLKPTPTGQVIVDFLNGRMPGYIDTGLNVIDVEDVAAGHLLAAEKGRVGEKYILGNQNLTLQQILEILAELTRLPAPQFRVPYALALGVAYADATLARLIPRREPQVPPVGVKLSKKKMFFDATKAIHDLGLPQTPVREALRKAVVWFIDNGYVTQ
- a CDS encoding glycosyltransferase, encoding MSVLAFLGVLSLLSWLGVALHPARPWDFQPVGDDDAIPPPPPQWPQVTILVPARNESDSLPRTLPALLLQDYPGPFHVIVIDDRSDDGTAVVAKQIAAQVQASDRLTAIGGAPLPQGWVGKVWALEQGAAHCGLQTADDGSTESPRSSLLSGQSHALPPKYFLLTDADIHHAPCSLRRLVTESERSHLALNSRMARLRCLSAAERLLIPPFVFFFNLLYPMRQVNDRQSTLAAAAGGCVLLETADLRRAGGFACIKDRIIDDVSLARAVKGTDAPIQLALSRTEVESLRVYDALDTIWVMVRRTAFTELRYSWLRLGGTVVGMGLMFLLPPFLAVWGMMGWLFVTGNIGMMTASSSPLFLMLSGVSAWAVAAFVYRPAIRFFGLPPVRIWTLPLAGLLYGAMTVDSAWRYITGRRIGWRDH